CGTGATGGGGCGGATGAGCGGCATCGCCACAGAGGTAAGGAACCTTGTAAAGAAGGTTAGGGCGGTTAACCCGAAGGTGCGCGTTGCCGGAACGAGGAAGACCCTTCTAAAACCCATCGACAAGAGGGCCATTCTCATAGGCGGTGGCGAGATGCACCGCTTCTCGCTGAGCGACGCGGTACTCATAAAGGACAACCACCTCGCTCTGGTCCCGCTTGAAGAAGCGGTAAGAAGGGCGAGGGAGTTCAGCGTTTACAAAGTTGTTGAGGTCGAGGTAGAAAGGGTGGAAGATGCCCTAAAGGCCGCCAGAGCCGGGGCGGACGTGGTGATGCTCGACAACATGACGCCGGAACAGATTGAGGCGGTTCTCGAGGCTTTGAGGCGCGAGGGGTTAAGGGAGGCCGTTAAGATCGAGGTAAGCGGAGGGGTAACTCCAGAAAACATAGGGGAGTACGCAGGGCTCGACGTTGACGTTATAAGCCTCGGCTACCTGACGCACAGCGTGAGGAACTTCGACGTGAGCCTTGAAATAGTTGAGAGACTATAAACCCTCTTTTGTTTTCCGTTTGGAGACCTCTGAACACCAGCGGATTAAGACTCCGGCCGGGTAACCCTCATGGAAAGGCCGGGTCGTTTCGATCTCAGGTTTGATGTTGACGAAGAGCCTACCCTCAGAGATTGTTCCATTTTTAGAACAAAATTTTTTAAATTTGGAACACCATTCCCCCACCGATGGTCATGGAAGATGAAGGCTTTATGAGGCTGGCACTGGAACTGGCCAAAAAGGGCGAGGGGAGGGTAAACCCAAACCCGATGGTCGGGGCCGTTATCGTGAAGGATGGCAGGATCATTGGGATGGGCTACCACGAACGTTTTGGTGACAAGCACGCGGAGGTCAACGCCATAGAAGACGCAAAGAAAAGGGGTAATTCACCCAAAGGGGCAACGATGTACGTCACCATGGAGCCCTGCTCCCACCGGGGTAAGCAGCCACCCTGCGCTGACAGGATAATAAGGGAAGGTATATCGCGGGTCGTGGTTGCTATGGAGGATCCCAATCCACTGGTTAACGGAAGGGGAATCAGGAAACTCAAAAGCGCCGGAGTTGAGGTCAGGGTTGGGGTTCTCGAAAGGGAAGCGAGGGAGCTGAACGAGGTTTTCATCAAATACATAACCACGAGAGTGCCCTTCGTCGCCGTAAAGCTCGCCTTAACCCTTGACGGCTTCATCGCAACCAGAAGTTTCTCCTCGAAGTGGATCACGGGGGAAAGGGCAAGGATGAAGGTGCAGGAGCTCAGGAGGAGGTACATGGCGGTAATGGTGGGGGCCAACACTATTCTAAGGGACGATCCGGAACTGACCTGCAGGATAAGTGGGTGCACCGATAAGGTGAAGGTGATCCTCGACAGGCACGGATTGACCGCCGGCGGGAACTTTAGAGCCTTTAAAGAGGGCAGAGTATTGGTTTTCACGGAGAGCGAGAAGGAATGGAACAAGGGAGAGGTCATCAGGGAAACGGATCCCGGGAAGATACTCAAGATCCTCGGAGAAAAGGGAATCGACAGCGTTTTGATAGAAGGGGGGAGAGCAGCCTGCCAGTTCCTTCCCTTCGCGGACAGACTGCACCTGTTCTACGGTAACAAACTCTTTGGAAAGGGAATCTCACCATTCGAATGCCTAAACGTCGATAGGGTGGAAGATGCGTTTAGGGTCGATTTTCGTGGGTTCGAAAACTTTGGGGACAGCTTTTACGTGGAGGCGATCCCGTGTTCTCGGGAATAGTGGAGAGGGTTGCAAGGGCCACTTATTCAGGAGAAAAACTGTACGTTGAGAAGGTTCTTGATGTGGATCCGGGGGACAGCGTTGCCGTTAACGGGGCGTGTTTGACCGTAACTCAAGTTAAGGACCGCTGGATGGTCTTTGAAGTGGGCGAGGAGACACTTAAGAGGACGAACCTCAAAAGGGCAAAGCTCGTCAACCTCGAGAGGGCGCTGAGGTTCGGGGAAAGGATCAACGGACATCTCGTCACCGGGCACGTTGATGGAACCCTGAAGCTGAAGAAAGTCCTCGGGAAGGGCAACACACACTGGATGGCCTTTGAAATGCCCGATGTAGGCTTTGGGATTGTGGAAAAGGGAAGCATAGCCCTAAACGGGGTGAGTTTAACGATCGCCCGGGTTGAAAAGGACCGCTTCTGGGTCCAGGTGATCCCCTACACCTGGGAGAACAGCAACCTGAGGTTCCTGAAGGTGGGGGACGAGGTCAACTACGAGGTGGATATCGTTGCCAGGTATCTAAGGGACCTTCTGGGTGATGGGTATGAATACGGAGGAGCTCAGAGAAAGCGTTATCCGGGGTAAGCCCGTAGTCCTGATCGATGAGGACAGGGAGGTCGAGGCAGATCTCGTATATCCGGCCGAGATGATAACCGCCCGGACGTTGAACTTCATGCTTCTGGCCAAGGGGATGCTCTGCCTTGCCATGGATGAGGGGGAAGCCCTTAGAAGGGGGTTCTTTAAGATCCCCTCAAAAGGCGCCGAGACGAACTTCCTGATAAGCCTGGACTACAGGGAGACCCGTACCGGTATCAGTGCGGAAGAGAGGGCTTTAACAGCTAAAAAGATCGCCGAAGGGCTCGGCATCGAGCACTTTCGTTATCCCGGACATCTGCACGTACTGGGGGGAATCGGGATAAACAGGAGAAAGGGGCACACCGAAGCATCCCTTGAACTGGTTGAAATGCTTGGATTCAAGAGGTACGCGTTGATAATAGAGCTTCTGGACGAAGAGGGGGACTCCCACAACTTTGAGTTCGTGCAGGATTTTGCGGAAAAGCACGATCTACCTGTGGTTACGGTCCGGGAAGTTTACAAAGAAGTCCTAAGAAGGAAGAGCTTTATCAGGGTCTCAGCACGGGCAAAACTCCCCACCAAATACGGAAACCTCGAGATAGTATCCTTCGAGAACCAGCTTGACTTCAAGGACCACGTGGCCATTGTTTCCGAACCTTACGACGTTCCCCTGGTGAGGATCCATTCGGAATGCTTAACAGGTGATACGCTGGGTTCTTTAAGGTGCGATTGCGGGAGCCAGCTGGCGAACTCCCTGAGGATTATAGCCAAGGAAGGAGGGATTCTCCTCTACCTGAGGCAGGAGGGGAGGGGCATCGGTCTGAAGAACAAAATCAAGGCCTACGAACTTCAGGATAAAGGTCTCGACACGGTTGAGGCCAACAGGGCTCTGGGCTTTAGAGAGGACGAAAGGGATTTCAGCGTTGCGTTTCAGATGCTCAGGGCGCTGGGCGTCTCAAGGATCCGGCTTCTGACGAACAATCCCGATAAGGTCAAAAGCCTTAAAGAGCTTGGAATGGAAGTTGTCGAGGTTATTCCTATTTTTGGAGAGGTTAACGAGATTAATAGACCCTATTTGGAGGTTAAAATGCTCAAGCTCGGACACAACCTAAAACCGCTTTTGGAGGGAGGGGAATGATCTACGAAGGGGGATACTCCGGAAAAGGTCTGAAAATAGGCATAGTGGTGAGCAGGTTTAACGATCTGCTAACGGAGGAGCTTTTGAAGGGTGCGCTGGACTGCTTCAGAAGACACGAGGTTGAAGAGCTGGAGGTCTTCAGGGTCCCGGGGGCTTTTGAGATCCCATTCGTCGTCAAGGAACTGGCAAAGAAGGGGAAATACGATGCAATCCTGACGCTTGGGGCCGTTGTTAAGGGAGAAACGTACCACTTCGATCTGGTTGCCAGCGAGGTCGCCAAAGGGATCGCTCAGGTAAACCTGAACTACGAAACCCCCGTGGTATTCGGTGTTATAACGGTTGAAGACGAGCTCCAAGGACTCAACAGGGCAGGCGTAAAGTCAAACAGAGGCTTTGAATACGCTATGGCCACCCTTGAGATGGCAAACCTAAGAAAAAACTGAGAGGGGTTTAATTTTTGTTCTTTATCCCTATCCTGAATCCATCTCCGGCATCGAAAACCCCGATGGCCAGGACAGGATGGGGGAAGTCGAGTCCCAGAGCCCTCTCCGCCAGCTCATCTTCGTCCTCGAACTCCAGACCAAGGGTTTCGATGCCCTCAACGTTGTAGGTGGCCGTGAAGAAGGCCCTTCCCTCCTCGAGCTCAACCCTCTTCACCCAGAGGTGGTCCCTTCCCGCAAAGCCCAGAAAACCGTCCCCGCTTCCCCGTTCTATTATTCCCGCTATCCTCGGGGTGTTAAGGCTATCCCTCTCGTAGTCCATGGCATCCAGAACGTGGATCAGGGCCTTTTTCGGGCTTTCCCACTCCAGAGACTGGGCTACGAAGGTCGTATGGGTGCCGTTGCCGATTACGGCGTAATCCCCGGCGAGCTTAACGGCGGTATAGCTCACGTAGGGGTTGGACGTCTCCGTCAGGTTGATCACAACCACCCCGTCTCCCCTCAGTTCCGCCCTTCTCCTCGGGAAGGACCTCGAGCTCAGACGGTAGAAGGCGAAGGGCCTGCCCTTCCTCAGCCCGAGACCCAGCATCCTTCCGGTGTACCTCACGTTACCACCTCCTCGAGGCGGCCCTCATCCATGGCCATCCTTATCTCCCGGGCTATCCTCTGGCCCATCATCAGCTCCTCGCCCCAGTAGATGGAGGAATACCAGTGTTTGGCGTTGCTTCCGCCGTCTATGCGCGAGGCGAAGCCCACGCACCTGAAAGAGGTGTCGTAGGCAAAGTGAAGGGCGAAGGGTCCTATGACTCCGGGAGGCTCGAGCTTCTCCATGGCCTCGACGAAGGCCAGACCGTAGTCATAGAGCTGCGGCAGGAGGGATTCCCTCAGGGCCACGCTCCTGTTGCCGGCTATGGTGTAGGGCAGGGCCTTAAAGGGCCTCCTGCCGTTTGCGTCCGCTATAACCAGCCTCTCGTCGACCCCAAAGAGCTCCAGCCTTTCGAGCAGGGGGGAGTAGAAGAAGTGCACGTAGATGAAGACCCCATCTACAAAGCGCTCGATCCTGTAGGGCTCTTTAACCCCCGCAAGCTTCTCCGGAAGTTCCCTTCCACGGGCTATGAAGTGTCCGCTCCCCCCTCTGGGCCCCTCCATCCTGACGAAGTAGAGCTCGTCGTCCCTGACCTCGTCGACATCGAAGACCTCCACCCCCGGAATCCCGGCCTTCTTTAGAGCCCTGTCCACGAGCTCGAACCGGGTTTCCCACTTCAGAAAACGCCTGTTCCCAAAGAACCTCGTTTTGCTCTTCTCTATCGCATCAATCCCGAGGTAGGCCACGAAGGAGCCGTGGGGTATCACCACGCCTTCATCCTTCAGTATCTCCCCCATCTCACGGGTTACCCTGAGCTCGTCCACCACGGGAAGCGAGGAGTAGAAGGCCTTCCTTTTCGGCGAAACGTAGAGCCGGGTTTTAAAGCCCTCCCTCTTTGCCCCTGTAACTATCTGCAAGGCTGAGTGAGATGCTATCGTCGAGAGGATCACCCTATCACCCCCAGAAGCTCCTCGCTCTTCAGTATTCTTCCATCCTTCATCACCCTCATGGTGTCCCCGCTGACCTCGTCTATAACCAGAAGCTCCCCGTCCTTCCGCCCGAACTCGACCTTGAAGTCAATAATCCCCAAACCCTTCTCCTCGAAGAATTCATGAAGAATGAGGGCCACCCGTCGGGTGAGGTCCTTCATCAGGGCTATCTCCTCCCCGCTGGCGATTCCCAGCTTTTCTATGGCTTCCTCGCAGATCGGAGGATCCCCGAGGGCGTCGTCCTTCAGGGTGAACTCGACGATGTTGAGCTCCTCCAGAGGCCTTACAAATCGCCCGTATCTCCTCAGAAAGCTCCCGTATGCCCTGAAACGGTAGATGATCTCCAGAGGGATGCGTTCCGTCTTCAGGAACCTCGCCCGCCTTTCGTCCATCCTCTCCACGAAGTGCGTTTTTATGCCCTCCCTTTCGAGGAGTTTAAAGAAGAATTCCGTCTGCTTCAGGATGGCGCTTCCCTTGCCCCTTCTCTCTCCTATCACCTCGTTCCCGCCCGTATCTTCCCTTCCATCGGCCCCGAGAACGCTGTCCTTGAAGTGGAAGACGAGGTAAGGGCCTTCGTCGTAGACGTCCTTCGTCTTTCCCCTGTAAGCCGGCTCCATCCTTAACCCCTCATCATATCCCTGACTATCTTTATGGCGCAGAGGTCACCGCACATCGAGCAGGCCTCCGTGGAGGTCGGCCTCTCCTTCCGTATCTCGACAAAGCGCTCCTTATCCATTGCCATTTCAAACTGCCTTTTCCAGTTGAGCTCGCCCCTCGCCCTGCTCATCTCGCGGTCGAGCCTGTAGTCCCTCTCGAAGCGCGTTAAATTCACGGCGTGTGCCGCTATCTTCGAAGCTATCACCCCGAGGCGCACGTGCTCCCCCTCCGGCAGCCCGAGGTGCTCCGCCGGGGTTACGTAGCAGAGGAAGTCGGCGCCGTTCAAAGCGGCTATAGCACCGCCGATGGCAGCGGTTATGTGGTCGTAGCCCGGGAAGACGTCCGTGACGAGTGGGCCCAGCACGTAGAAGGGGGCGTTATCGGTGGCAACCTTGGCGATCTTCACCTGCATGGCTATCTGGTCTATGGGCACGTGGCCGGGGCCCTCAACCATCGTCTGCACTCCAGAGCTTCTGGCCCTCCTGACGAGGCGTCCGAGGGTGAAGAGCTCGCTCATCTGAAGCTCATCGCCCGCATCCGGCAGACCGCCGGGCCTGAGCCCATCGCCGAGGCTCAGAACGACATCATACTCCCCTGCAAGCTCCAGCAGGTAGTCGTAGTTCTCGTAAAACGGGTTTTCCCGGTCCCAGTGGTCTATCCATGCTGCAATAAAGGTTCCTCCCCTCGAGACCATGCCCACGACCCTTTTTGTCCTCTTCATCTTTTCCACGACTTCCCTCGTAACTCCGGCGTGAATCGTTGCAAAGTCGACGCCGTCCTTAAAGTGCTTCTCCACGGCCTTCCACATGTCATCCTCGTCCATGTCTATTATGGCCCTGCCTCTGGCGAGCATCTCTTCGGCGGCCTGATAGATTGGAACGGTGCCAACGGGCACATCAACGGCGTGCATTATGGCCTTCCTTATCTCGTCGAGGTCGCCGCCCG
The window above is part of the Thermococcus sp. P6 genome. Proteins encoded here:
- a CDS encoding IMP cyclohydrolase; translation: MRYTGRMLGLGLRKGRPFAFYRLSSRSFPRRRAELRGDGVVVINLTETSNPYVSYTAVKLAGDYAVIGNGTHTTFVAQSLEWESPKKALIHVLDAMDYERDSLNTPRIAGIIERGSGDGFLGFAGRDHLWVKRVELEEGRAFFTATYNVEGIETLGLEFEDEDELAERALGLDFPHPVLAIGVFDAGDGFRIGIKNKN
- the nadC gene encoding carboxylating nicotinate-nucleotide diphosphorylase yields the protein MVSLNYLLRFIEEDAPFGDVTSEAVIPEGTKARAVVIARQSGVIAGIEEAKALFEHFGVNVDAKKRDGEEVEKGDVILELRGDARKILLVERTALNVMGRMSGIATEVRNLVKKVRAVNPKVRVAGTRKTLLKPIDKRAILIGGGEMHRFSLSDAVLIKDNHLALVPLEEAVRRAREFSVYKVVEVEVERVEDALKAARAGADVVMLDNMTPEQIEAVLEALRREGLREAVKIEVSGGVTPENIGEYAGLDVDVISLGYLTHSVRNFDVSLEIVERL
- the ribD gene encoding bifunctional diaminohydroxyphosphoribosylaminopyrimidine deaminase/5-amino-6-(5-phosphoribosylamino)uracil reductase RibD, with the translated sequence MEDEGFMRLALELAKKGEGRVNPNPMVGAVIVKDGRIIGMGYHERFGDKHAEVNAIEDAKKRGNSPKGATMYVTMEPCSHRGKQPPCADRIIREGISRVVVAMEDPNPLVNGRGIRKLKSAGVEVRVGVLEREARELNEVFIKYITTRVPFVAVKLALTLDGFIATRSFSSKWITGERARMKVQELRRRYMAVMVGANTILRDDPELTCRISGCTDKVKVILDRHGLTAGGNFRAFKEGRVLVFTESEKEWNKGEVIRETDPGKILKILGEKGIDSVLIEGGRAACQFLPFADRLHLFYGNKLFGKGISPFECLNVDRVEDAFRVDFRGFENFGDSFYVEAIPCSRE
- a CDS encoding formate--phosphoribosylaminoimidazolecarboxamide ligase, with the translated sequence MILSTIASHSALQIVTGAKREGFKTRLYVSPKRKAFYSSLPVVDELRVTREMGEILKDEGVVIPHGSFVAYLGIDAIEKSKTRFFGNRRFLKWETRFELVDRALKKAGIPGVEVFDVDEVRDDELYFVRMEGPRGGSGHFIARGRELPEKLAGVKEPYRIERFVDGVFIYVHFFYSPLLERLELFGVDERLVIADANGRRPFKALPYTIAGNRSVALRESLLPQLYDYGLAFVEAMEKLEPPGVIGPFALHFAYDTSFRCVGFASRIDGGSNAKHWYSSIYWGEELMMGQRIAREIRMAMDEGRLEEVVT
- the ribH gene encoding 6,7-dimethyl-8-ribityllumazine synthase, whose translation is MIYEGGYSGKGLKIGIVVSRFNDLLTEELLKGALDCFRRHEVEELEVFRVPGAFEIPFVVKELAKKGKYDAILTLGAVVKGETYHFDLVASEVAKGIAQVNLNYETPVVFGVITVEDELQGLNRAGVKSNRGFEYAMATLEMANLRKN
- a CDS encoding bifunctional 3,4-dihydroxy-2-butanone-4-phosphate synthase/GTP cyclohydrolase II, with product MNTEELRESVIRGKPVVLIDEDREVEADLVYPAEMITARTLNFMLLAKGMLCLAMDEGEALRRGFFKIPSKGAETNFLISLDYRETRTGISAEERALTAKKIAEGLGIEHFRYPGHLHVLGGIGINRRKGHTEASLELVEMLGFKRYALIIELLDEEGDSHNFEFVQDFAEKHDLPVVTVREVYKEVLRRKSFIRVSARAKLPTKYGNLEIVSFENQLDFKDHVAIVSEPYDVPLVRIHSECLTGDTLGSLRCDCGSQLANSLRIIAKEGGILLYLRQEGRGIGLKNKIKAYELQDKGLDTVEANRALGFREDERDFSVAFQMLRALGVSRIRLLTNNPDKVKSLKELGMEVVEVIPIFGEVNEINRPYLEVKMLKLGHNLKPLLEGGE
- the thiC gene encoding phosphomethylpyrimidine synthase ThiC, with translation MTQLEEARRGVITEEMKFIAEREGIDAEKLRRSVAKGYTVIFHNVRHDWVKPVAVGAGVRVKVNANIGTSRDIVDVKAEIEKAKVAVKYGADTIMDLSTGGDLDEIRKAIMHAVDVPVGTVPIYQAAEEMLARGRAIIDMDEDDMWKAVEKHFKDGVDFATIHAGVTREVVEKMKRTKRVVGMVSRGGTFIAAWIDHWDRENPFYENYDYLLELAGEYDVVLSLGDGLRPGGLPDAGDELQMSELFTLGRLVRRARSSGVQTMVEGPGHVPIDQIAMQVKIAKVATDNAPFYVLGPLVTDVFPGYDHITAAIGGAIAALNGADFLCYVTPAEHLGLPEGEHVRLGVIASKIAAHAVNLTRFERDYRLDREMSRARGELNWKRQFEMAMDKERFVEIRKERPTSTEACSMCGDLCAIKIVRDMMRG
- a CDS encoding phosphoribosylaminoimidazolesuccinocarboxamide synthase — protein: MEPAYRGKTKDVYDEGPYLVFHFKDSVLGADGREDTGGNEVIGERRGKGSAILKQTEFFFKLLEREGIKTHFVERMDERRARFLKTERIPLEIIYRFRAYGSFLRRYGRFVRPLEELNIVEFTLKDDALGDPPICEEAIEKLGIASGEEIALMKDLTRRVALILHEFFEEKGLGIIDFKVEFGRKDGELLVIDEVSGDTMRVMKDGRILKSEELLGVIG
- a CDS encoding riboflavin synthase, whose translation is MFSGIVERVARATYSGEKLYVEKVLDVDPGDSVAVNGACLTVTQVKDRWMVFEVGEETLKRTNLKRAKLVNLERALRFGERINGHLVTGHVDGTLKLKKVLGKGNTHWMAFEMPDVGFGIVEKGSIALNGVSLTIARVEKDRFWVQVIPYTWENSNLRFLKVGDEVNYEVDIVARYLRDLLGDGYEYGGAQRKRYPG